The Urbifossiella limnaea genome has a window encoding:
- a CDS encoding RNA polymerase sigma factor, with protein sequence MAHTSPTLLARLRDPADADAWATLLGVYGPLLRGWAERLGARGPDADDLVQDVLAVVVRRFPEFVHPERPGAFRGWLRAIVANCARDFWRARRRAPVAAGGTDFGEYLKRLEDPADPLASDWDREHDRAVTRHLLDRIRGDFAPETWELFRRVVIDGQSADEAAGAAGTTPNAVYIAKSRVLARLRAEAAGIVG encoded by the coding sequence ATGGCGCACACGTCTCCCACGCTGCTCGCCCGCCTCCGCGACCCGGCCGACGCCGACGCCTGGGCCACGCTCCTCGGCGTCTACGGGCCGCTCCTCCGCGGCTGGGCCGAGCGCCTCGGCGCCCGCGGGCCCGATGCCGACGACCTCGTTCAAGACGTGCTCGCCGTCGTCGTGCGGCGCTTCCCCGAGTTCGTGCACCCGGAGCGGCCCGGCGCCTTCCGCGGCTGGCTCCGGGCCATCGTTGCCAACTGCGCCCGCGACTTCTGGCGCGCCCGCCGCCGCGCCCCCGTTGCGGCGGGCGGCACCGACTTCGGCGAGTACCTGAAGCGCCTCGAAGACCCCGCCGACCCGCTGGCAAGCGATTGGGACCGCGAGCACGACCGCGCCGTCACGCGGCACCTGCTCGACCGCATCCGCGGCGACTTCGCCCCAGAGACGTGGGAGCTGTTCCGCCGCGTCGTGATCGACGGGCAGAGCGCGGACGAGGCCGCGGGCGCCGCGGGGACGACGCCGAACGCGGTGTACATCGCCAAGAGCCGGGTGCTGGCGCGGCTGCGCGCGGAGGCGGCGGGAATCGTGGGGTGA
- the groL gene encoding chaperonin GroEL (60 kDa chaperone family; promotes refolding of misfolded polypeptides especially under stressful conditions; forms two stacked rings of heptamers to form a barrel-shaped 14mer; ends can be capped by GroES; misfolded proteins enter the barrel where they are refolded when GroES binds), which yields MAAKQIAFDQEAREAMRRGIGKLAKAVKVTLGPKGRNVIIQKSFGSPTVTKDGVTVAKEIQLPDHYENMGAMMVKEVASKTSDVAGDGTTTATVLAEAIFNEGLKAVVAGTNPMLMKRGMEKAVEDIVAKLKGLSIPVKGKADLQNVATVAANGDTVIGSIIAEAMDKVGKDGVITVEEAKTMETGHDFVEGMQFDRGYLSPYFVNNPETMEAELEDAYVLVYEKKISANRDLVPVLEKVLQQNKPLLIIAEEVEGEALATLVVNVIRSNGAFKVCAVKAPGYGDRRKAMLQDIAILTGGEAIFEDLGVKLETVTLNQLGRAKKIKVDKDNTTVIEGAGKKADITARIASIQKELDKSTSDYDKEKLSERIAKLSGGVAKINVGGATESEVKEKKMRVEDAMHATKAAHQEGILPGGGTALLRSSNGLTAPDTLTDDEKIGYNIIVRACRAPIKQIVENAGGDGNVVAKDVLANKDKNYGYDARASEYCNMVEKGIIDPTKVVRSALQNAASVATLLLTSDAMIAEEQKDDHGKKGGAAGGGYDDMY from the coding sequence ATGGCAGCCAAGCAGATCGCGTTCGACCAGGAAGCCCGCGAGGCCATGCGGCGCGGCATCGGCAAGCTCGCCAAGGCGGTCAAGGTGACCCTCGGGCCGAAGGGCCGCAACGTCATCATCCAGAAGTCGTTCGGCAGCCCCACGGTCACCAAGGACGGCGTCACCGTCGCCAAGGAGATCCAGCTGCCCGACCACTACGAGAACATGGGCGCCATGATGGTGAAGGAGGTCGCCAGCAAGACCTCCGACGTGGCCGGCGACGGCACCACCACCGCGACGGTCCTGGCCGAGGCCATCTTCAACGAGGGCCTCAAGGCCGTCGTCGCCGGCACCAACCCGATGCTGATGAAGCGCGGCATGGAGAAGGCCGTCGAGGACATCGTCGCCAAGCTGAAGGGGCTCAGCATCCCGGTCAAGGGGAAGGCCGACCTGCAGAACGTCGCGACGGTCGCGGCCAACGGCGACACCGTGATCGGCAGCATCATCGCCGAGGCGATGGACAAGGTCGGCAAGGACGGCGTCATCACCGTCGAAGAAGCCAAGACGATGGAGACGGGCCACGACTTCGTCGAGGGGATGCAGTTCGACCGCGGCTACCTGTCGCCGTACTTCGTCAACAACCCCGAGACGATGGAGGCCGAGCTGGAGGACGCCTACGTCCTCGTGTACGAGAAGAAGATCAGCGCCAACCGCGACCTGGTGCCGGTGCTGGAGAAGGTGCTGCAGCAGAACAAGCCGCTGCTCATCATCGCCGAGGAGGTCGAGGGCGAGGCGCTGGCCACGCTGGTGGTCAACGTCATCCGCTCGAACGGCGCCTTCAAGGTGTGCGCCGTGAAGGCCCCCGGCTACGGCGACCGCCGCAAGGCCATGCTCCAGGACATCGCCATCCTCACCGGCGGCGAGGCCATCTTCGAGGACCTGGGCGTCAAGCTGGAGACGGTGACGCTGAACCAGCTGGGCCGGGCCAAGAAGATCAAGGTGGACAAGGACAACACGACGGTGATCGAGGGGGCCGGGAAGAAGGCCGACATCACCGCCCGCATCGCCAGCATCCAGAAGGAGCTGGACAAGAGCACCAGCGACTACGACAAGGAGAAGCTGAGCGAGCGGATCGCCAAGCTGTCGGGCGGCGTCGCCAAGATCAACGTCGGCGGGGCGACCGAGAGCGAGGTGAAGGAGAAGAAGATGCGCGTCGAGGACGCGATGCACGCGACCAAGGCCGCGCACCAGGAGGGCATCCTGCCCGGCGGCGGCACGGCGCTGCTGCGGTCGTCGAACGGCTTGACCGCCCCGGACACGCTGACGGACGACGAGAAGATCGGGTACAACATCATCGTCCGCGCCTGCCGCGCCCCGATCAAGCAGATCGTGGAGAACGCCGGCGGCGACGGCAACGTGGTGGCGAAGGACGTGCTCGCCAACAAGGACAAGAACTACGGGTACGACGCCCGCGCCAGCGAGTACTGCAACATGGTCGAGAAGGGGATCATCGACCCGACGAAGGTGGTCCGCAGCGCCCTGCAGAACGCCGCGAGCGTGGCGACGCTGCTGCTGACCTCGGACGCGATGATCGCCGAGGAGCAGAAGGACGACCACGGCAAGAAGGGCGGCGCCGCCGGCGGCGGCTACGACGACATGTACTGA
- a CDS encoding co-chaperone GroES has product MGLKPIGDRIIVRREAAEAKTSGGIILPDTAQNKPQKGEVVAVGPGRVKPDGTRAPMQLKAGDKVLFTSWAGDEFKDRGRDGEILVMHEGDVLCVIEG; this is encoded by the coding sequence ATGGGGCTCAAGCCGATCGGTGACCGTATCATCGTCCGCCGCGAGGCGGCCGAGGCCAAGACCAGCGGCGGGATCATCCTGCCGGACACCGCCCAGAACAAGCCGCAGAAGGGCGAGGTGGTCGCCGTGGGCCCCGGCCGGGTGAAACCGGACGGCACCCGCGCCCCGATGCAGCTGAAGGCCGGCGACAAGGTGCTGTTCACGTCCTGGGCCGGCGACGAGTTCAAGGACCGCGGCCGCGACGGCGAGATCCTCGTGATGCACGAGGGCGACGTCCTGTGCGTCATCGAAGGCTGA
- a CDS encoding serine/threonine-protein kinase, with protein sequence MSELDRKPPVLLVLAAEGVLPVLAGCAGVAAAGPVGGMAGVAVGHAVERAINLFGRGIVARWQAWFAEHPEQAKAAVAELAAASPTEVRAEAKSIFLELAPDAAPEDVERAVEFLTAIPPAVDRALVPDAAGTRSVPPTVLWDDPRSLLQLLPEDVPPYPADAPLSGTPYRLRELLGAGGFGAVYRAESPSLQHLPLAIKFCLDKTLLPALHRERSNLERLMRAGGRGSAHVVRLYGYDLDHATPYLVYEFVDGGDLTKLLAARVAALGRAPGAAEVFGWVTQITEGLAFAHAAGLVHRDMKPANVLVTADAQLRLGDFGIGGIAAAAAAVRSRIGASTIDFLSLADQASLFRGAGTPLYMSPEQRRGAAPDPRHDLYALGVMWFQLLVGDVSRELPHGWAKELTVRYGVPAEHVALIERCVGWMDERPKDAGELLPLLRGAAGNASTPVEPPPLVAVQSTVPTITNAAQVTPSPLTDGRRRGLSAALARLTAAYEELNDMAKWTFGSTARWGLLFAAPIAVIPVVIDMPVLTWFSVLFGLLAVVVWAGYVYVIRSGVRGVADDLRKKAEALVDEVATDFPAEVADWGGKAALRHAPTVRRLRAELDPPPAPPPSTTAGLSAADVAADATSKTLLLGRLAEVRNTRKSAKDNHDGTWVAQVFLWMFTVGPSGAAAYGLLGEMWHLNHGFAGAVAVAVGVAVFALVWRWMAAVRVRQARWVAETTDRFAADYPRLVEAWGGRRVLDSPESLEAITRLLDPAAAGGRGGWLRRVFGG encoded by the coding sequence GTGTCCGAGCTCGACCGCAAGCCGCCCGTCCTGCTGGTGTTGGCCGCCGAGGGCGTGCTGCCGGTGCTCGCCGGCTGCGCCGGAGTCGCCGCCGCGGGGCCGGTCGGGGGTATGGCCGGAGTCGCCGTCGGGCACGCCGTGGAGCGGGCCATTAACCTGTTCGGCCGCGGCATCGTCGCCCGCTGGCAGGCGTGGTTCGCCGAACACCCGGAGCAGGCGAAGGCGGCCGTGGCCGAACTCGCGGCGGCCTCGCCGACGGAGGTCCGGGCGGAAGCCAAGAGCATCTTCCTGGAACTCGCCCCCGATGCCGCCCCCGAGGACGTGGAGCGGGCCGTCGAGTTCCTGACCGCGATCCCGCCGGCCGTGGATCGGGCGCTCGTGCCGGACGCGGCCGGCACCCGCTCCGTGCCGCCGACTGTGCTGTGGGACGACCCGCGTTCGCTGTTGCAACTGCTGCCCGAAGACGTGCCGCCGTACCCGGCCGACGCGCCACTGAGCGGCACCCCGTACCGCCTCCGCGAGCTCCTGGGTGCCGGCGGCTTCGGGGCGGTGTATCGGGCGGAGTCGCCGTCGCTCCAGCACCTGCCGCTGGCGATCAAGTTCTGCCTGGACAAGACGCTGCTGCCGGCGCTGCACCGGGAGCGGAGCAACCTCGAACGCCTAATGCGCGCCGGCGGCCGCGGCTCGGCTCACGTCGTGCGGCTATACGGCTACGACCTCGACCACGCGACCCCGTACCTCGTCTACGAGTTCGTCGACGGCGGCGACCTGACGAAGTTGCTGGCCGCGCGGGTGGCGGCGCTCGGCCGGGCGCCGGGGGCCGCGGAGGTGTTCGGCTGGGTGACGCAGATTACGGAAGGGCTGGCGTTCGCGCACGCGGCCGGGCTCGTTCACCGCGACATGAAGCCGGCCAACGTGTTAGTCACCGCGGACGCCCAACTCCGGCTCGGCGACTTCGGCATCGGTGGTATCGCGGCGGCCGCGGCGGCGGTGCGTAGCCGGATCGGGGCCAGCACCATCGACTTCCTCAGCCTCGCCGACCAGGCGAGCTTGTTCCGCGGGGCCGGCACGCCGTTGTACATGTCGCCGGAGCAGCGCCGCGGCGCCGCGCCCGACCCGCGGCACGACCTGTACGCCCTCGGCGTGATGTGGTTCCAACTCCTTGTCGGCGACGTGTCCCGCGAGCTGCCGCACGGCTGGGCGAAAGAACTGACGGTGCGATACGGCGTGCCGGCGGAGCACGTCGCGCTCATCGAGCGCTGCGTGGGCTGGATGGACGAGCGGCCGAAGGACGCCGGCGAGCTGCTGCCTCTGCTGCGCGGGGCGGCCGGGAACGCCTCCACTCCCGTCGAGCCGCCGCCGCTCGTGGCGGTCCAATCCACCGTTCCTACGATCACGAACGCCGCGCAGGTCACGCCGTCGCCGCTGACCGACGGCCGCCGCCGCGGGTTGTCCGCGGCGCTCGCCCGGCTGACGGCCGCCTACGAAGAATTGAACGACATGGCGAAGTGGACGTTCGGGTCCACCGCCCGCTGGGGCCTGCTGTTCGCCGCCCCGATCGCCGTCATCCCGGTCGTCATCGACATGCCAGTGCTGACCTGGTTCAGCGTCCTCTTCGGCCTCTTGGCGGTGGTCGTGTGGGCCGGCTACGTGTACGTCATCCGGTCGGGGGTCCGTGGCGTGGCCGACGACCTTCGGAAGAAGGCCGAGGCACTGGTGGACGAGGTGGCGACCGACTTCCCCGCCGAGGTCGCCGACTGGGGCGGGAAGGCGGCGCTGCGGCACGCGCCGACCGTCCGCCGCCTCCGCGCCGAACTCGACCCGCCGCCCGCGCCGCCGCCCTCCACGACGGCCGGCCTGTCCGCCGCCGACGTGGCCGCGGACGCGACCTCCAAGACGCTGCTGCTCGGCCGACTGGCCGAGGTGCGGAATACTCGCAAGTCGGCGAAGGACAACCACGACGGGACGTGGGTCGCCCAGGTGTTTCTGTGGATGTTCACCGTCGGCCCGAGCGGGGCGGCCGCCTACGGGCTACTGGGCGAGATGTGGCACCTGAACCACGGCTTCGCCGGCGCGGTCGCGGTCGCGGTCGGGGTCGCCGTGTTCGCCCTCGTGTGGCGGTGGATGGCGGCGGTCCGCGTGCGGCAGGCGCGGTGGGTGGCCGAGACGACGGACCGGTTCGCCGCCGACTACCCGCGGCTGGTCGAGGCGTGGGGCGGGCGGCGGGTGCTCGACAGCCCCGAGTCGCTGGAGGCGATTACCCGCCTGCTCGACCCCGCCGCGGCGGGCGGTCGCGGCGGGTGGCTCCGCCGCGTGTTCGGGGGCTGA